A window from bacterium encodes these proteins:
- a CDS encoding MBL fold metallo-hydrolase produces MALRWRCLTVGPFAMNAYLLWDEQTRAGVLIDPGDEIDRIADAVEASAVQLERIVLTHAHLDHVLHCRTAQERFDLPVYLHRDDLPLLQNIGRQAEMLGFSLGDIPPPQVAGHLTEGDTLTLGRNQLKVLHGPGHSPGSLMLIGDKLAVVGDVLFRGSIGRTDLPGGSYATLMQTITEKLLVLEDEVVVLPGHGEDTTIGFERRHNPFLQPGSELFDMD; encoded by the coding sequence ATGGCATTGAGATGGCGTTGCCTCACCGTGGGTCCGTTCGCGATGAATGCCTATCTGCTGTGGGATGAGCAAACCCGGGCGGGCGTGCTGATCGACCCGGGCGATGAAATCGACCGGATTGCCGATGCGGTCGAAGCCAGCGCGGTGCAGTTGGAGCGCATCGTGCTCACCCATGCCCATCTCGATCACGTGCTGCACTGCCGCACCGCACAGGAAAGATTCGATCTGCCGGTTTATCTGCATCGCGATGATTTGCCGCTGCTGCAAAATATCGGGCGGCAGGCGGAAATGCTGGGCTTCAGCTTGGGCGACATTCCGCCGCCGCAAGTGGCGGGCCATCTCACGGAAGGCGATACACTCACGCTCGGCCGGAACCAGCTCAAGGTTCTGCACGGCCCGGGGCATTCCCCCGGCAGCCTGATGCTGATTGGTGACAAGCTGGCCGTGGTCGGTGATGTTCTGTTTCGCGGGTCAATCGGGCGAACCGATCTGCCGGGCGGTTCCTATGCGACGTTGATGCAAACGATTACGGAGAAGCTGTTGGTGTTGGAGGATGAAGTGGTGGTGCTGCCGGGTCACGGCGAAGACACGACGATCGGATTCGAGCGGCGCCACAATCCGTTTTTGCAGCCGGGCAGCGAGCTTTTCGACATGGACTGA
- a CDS encoding PHP domain-containing protein encodes MYDLHTHTSRSDGQHSPEELVTLAAEKKLQGLGITDHDEIGGIERALAQAAIAGLDIIPGVELSTSHRGYDVHILGYFIDYGDAGLLRFLHTLKDQRLNRASRIVEKLNHLGLTMSFDAVLEEAGEGCVGRPHVANALVREGYVTTFQDAFNHYLAEDKPAFVPKPELAPAAGIAVIHQAGGLAGLAHPGQNLTAEVVLEIIKLGVDAIETIHPKHSGERQRFFQALAEKFDLLQTGGSDFHGGAKGLEKLGQYTVSRVQVDRLRDLVVERRKTWH; translated from the coding sequence ATGTACGACCTGCACACCCACACCAGCCGCTCCGACGGCCAGCACTCGCCCGAGGAACTGGTCACCCTCGCCGCTGAAAAAAAATTGCAGGGCCTGGGCATCACCGATCATGATGAAATCGGCGGAATTGAACGCGCGCTGGCGCAGGCCGCGATCGCCGGGTTGGACATCATCCCCGGCGTGGAGCTGAGCACCAGCCATCGCGGCTACGACGTGCATATCCTGGGCTATTTCATCGATTACGGTGACGCCGGGCTGCTGCGCTTCCTGCACACGCTCAAGGATCAACGCCTCAACCGGGCCTCCCGCATCGTCGAGAAGCTCAATCACCTCGGCTTGACCATGTCTTTCGATGCGGTTTTGGAAGAGGCCGGCGAGGGTTGCGTCGGCCGGCCGCACGTGGCCAATGCGCTGGTGCGCGAAGGTTACGTCACCACTTTTCAGGACGCGTTCAATCACTATCTCGCGGAAGACAAGCCTGCCTTCGTGCCCAAACCCGAACTGGCGCCGGCCGCGGGCATCGCCGTCATTCACCAGGCCGGCGGCCTGGCCGGCTTGGCACATCCCGGCCAAAATCTCACGGCGGAAGTCGTGCTGGAAATTATCAAGCTCGGCGTTGACGCCATCGAGACCATTCATCCCAAACACAGCGGCGAGCGCCAGCGCTTCTTTCAAGCCCTGGCGGAAAAATTCGATCTCCTGCAAACCGGCGGCTCGGATTTTCACGGCGGCGCCAAAGGCCTGGAGAAACTCGGGCAATACACGGTTTCCCGCGTGCAGGTCGACCGCTTGCGCGATTTAGTCGTGGAGAGAAGAAAGACATGGCATTGA